One stretch of Niallia sp. XMNu-256 DNA includes these proteins:
- a CDS encoding DEAD/DEAH box helicase codes for MNANFQDYDLSPEITKALQALNYLSPTDVQAKVIPTALKSKDLIVVSQTGSGKTAAYGIPLCEKVVWEENKPQCLILTPTRELAAQVREDLTNIGRFKRVKVTALFGKQSFAKQKLELKQKTHIVVGTPGRVLDHIEKGTFPIEEIKYLIIDEADEMLNMGFIDQVEAIIQKLPTDRVTSVFSATMPDEVKKLCQTYMNSPFEIEIEASGRTVDRIDHALLMTKDEEKYALLKDVTTVENPDSCIIFCRTQERVDDVMEQLDLDEYPCDKLHGGMYQEDRFAVMDDFKRGVFRYLVATDVAARGIDVEDVSLVINYDIPLEKESYVHRTGRTGRAGKSGMAITFMTPFEERYLKEIEEYIGFQLPRMEKPSIEEVERMSAAFHEKLNEKPELKETKSAALNKGIMKLYFNGGKKKKLRALDFVGTIAKIEGVSADDIGIITIEENASFVEILNGKGPVVLNAMKHTTIKGKKLKVYQAKK; via the coding sequence ATGAATGCAAATTTTCAAGATTATGATTTAAGTCCAGAAATTACTAAGGCCCTACAAGCCCTAAACTACCTTTCCCCAACAGACGTTCAAGCGAAAGTCATCCCCACCGCATTAAAAAGTAAAGATTTAATTGTTGTTTCGCAAACCGGAAGCGGGAAAACGGCTGCGTATGGGATTCCCCTTTGTGAAAAGGTGGTATGGGAAGAGAATAAACCGCAGTGCTTAATTTTGACACCGACACGAGAGTTAGCTGCACAGGTTAGAGAGGACTTAACCAATATAGGCAGATTCAAGCGGGTCAAAGTAACAGCACTCTTCGGTAAGCAGTCCTTTGCCAAGCAAAAATTAGAATTGAAGCAAAAAACACATATTGTTGTGGGTACACCTGGAAGAGTTCTCGATCATATTGAAAAAGGGACCTTCCCTATTGAAGAAATAAAATATCTTATCATAGATGAAGCCGATGAAATGCTGAATATGGGGTTTATTGATCAGGTCGAGGCAATTATTCAAAAGCTACCAACAGACCGTGTGACCTCCGTTTTTTCAGCAACAATGCCTGATGAGGTAAAAAAATTATGTCAAACATATATGAATTCACCATTTGAAATTGAAATCGAAGCATCTGGCAGAACAGTAGACAGAATTGACCATGCTTTACTGATGACAAAAGACGAGGAAAAATATGCTCTTCTAAAGGACGTAACGACTGTGGAAAATCCAGATAGCTGTATCATTTTTTGCCGAACCCAAGAACGTGTAGATGATGTGATGGAACAGTTAGACCTTGATGAGTATCCATGTGACAAACTTCATGGTGGGATGTATCAAGAAGACCGATTTGCTGTCATGGATGATTTTAAAAGAGGCGTGTTTCGCTATTTAGTCGCGACCGATGTGGCCGCAAGAGGAATTGATGTTGAAGACGTTTCCCTTGTGATTAATTACGACATCCCTTTAGAAAAAGAAAGTTATGTTCATCGTACAGGAAGAACAGGCCGAGCAGGTAAGTCAGGGATGGCGATTACATTTATGACTCCTTTTGAAGAGAGATATCTAAAAGAGATTGAGGAGTACATCGGGTTCCAACTCCCAAGAATGGAGAAACCTTCAATTGAAGAAGTAGAACGGATGTCAGCCGCTTTTCATGAAAAACTCAACGAAAAGCCCGAGTTAAAAGAAACAAAAAGTGCAGCTTTAAATAAGGGAATTATGAAGCTGTATTTCAATGGAGGCAAGAAAAAGAAACTCAGAGCCCTAGACTTCGTCGGTACGATTGCTAAAATCGAAGGTGTCTCAGCGGATGATATCGGGATTATCACGATTGAGGAAAACGCCTCTTTTGTCGAAATTTTAAATGGAAAAGGGCCTGTCGTTTTGAATGCCATGAAACACACAACCATCAAAGGCAAAAAACTAAAAGTCTACCAAGCCAAAAAGTAG
- a CDS encoding phosphoglycerate dehydrogenase — MATLTANKVKTIKTLNNIAQTGLNVFNQDQYVIDNNSENPDAIVVRSFNMHEMQFGTGLKAIARAGAGVNNIPVEKCTEQGIVVFNTPGANANAVKELVLTTIMAASRNLFEGISWVQTLKDEGEQIPKLVEAGKKQFVGKEAKGKTLGIIGLGAIGARVANDALDLDMDVIGFDPFISVDTAWNLARNVQRAMTIEQLFENSDYITVHVPLTDETRGMFNKETFSIMKPDVYILNFSRGELVNEDDMKVALEEGNVGKYITDFPNENVLNMKNVVPIPHLGASTKESEENCAIMATRQVKEYLETGNIVNSVNFPNASLPYVGKPRVAAFHKNIPNMVGQITSAISSYGLNIADMVNRSRGDYAYTMLDIDDQVGSDIIPILEEKVKAIAGVVTVRII, encoded by the coding sequence ATGGCAACATTAACGGCAAATAAGGTAAAAACAATTAAAACATTAAATAATATCGCTCAAACTGGATTAAACGTGTTTAATCAAGATCAATATGTGATTGATAATAACAGCGAAAATCCAGATGCGATTGTTGTTCGTAGCTTTAACATGCATGAAATGCAGTTTGGCACAGGGTTAAAAGCCATCGCTAGAGCAGGAGCGGGTGTAAATAACATTCCAGTTGAAAAATGCACGGAACAAGGTATTGTTGTGTTTAACACTCCTGGAGCCAATGCAAACGCAGTTAAAGAGCTAGTGTTAACAACAATCATGGCGGCTTCTCGTAATCTATTTGAAGGAATCTCTTGGGTTCAAACGTTAAAAGATGAAGGAGAACAAATTCCGAAATTAGTAGAAGCAGGCAAGAAGCAATTTGTTGGAAAAGAAGCGAAGGGAAAAACACTTGGAATCATTGGACTAGGTGCAATCGGTGCCCGCGTTGCAAATGATGCCCTTGATTTAGATATGGATGTCATTGGTTTTGACCCGTTTATTTCTGTTGACACAGCTTGGAATTTAGCTCGCAACGTCCAACGTGCCATGACCATTGAACAGCTATTTGAGAACTCTGATTATATTACTGTTCATGTGCCATTAACGGATGAGACAAGAGGCATGTTTAATAAAGAAACGTTCAGCATCATGAAACCAGATGTGTATATTTTGAACTTCTCACGTGGTGAGCTTGTGAATGAAGATGATATGAAAGTTGCCTTAGAAGAAGGGAATGTAGGAAAATATATTACAGATTTCCCTAATGAAAATGTTTTAAACATGAAAAATGTTGTTCCGATCCCACATCTTGGGGCTTCAACGAAAGAATCTGAAGAAAATTGCGCGATTATGGCAACTCGCCAAGTCAAAGAATATTTAGAAACAGGAAACATCGTTAACTCAGTCAACTTTCCAAACGCTTCTTTGCCATATGTAGGAAAGCCTCGTGTAGCTGCTTTTCATAAAAATATACCAAACATGGTCGGCCAAATTACTTCAGCGATTTCAAGCTATGGTTTAAACATTGCGGATATGGTGAACAGAAGCCGTGGCGACTATGCTTACACAATGCTTGACATCGATGATCAAGTAGGCAGCGACATTATCCCAATCCTAGAAGAAAAAGTTAAAGCCATTGCTGGAGTTGTTACTGTAAGAATTATATAA